AATTTTTATAACAGTATTTATTGATCTTTTGGGGTTTGGATTACTCATCCCAATTTTGCCGACATTTGCAAGTAAAGTACTATTCATTTCAGATTTCGAAATTGGAATTCTTGTTGCAGCATTTTCTCTGATGCAATTTATTTTTAATCCAATTGTTGGAAATTATTCGGATAAAATTGGAAGACGACCAATAATCCTTGCTTCATTATTAGTTACTGCAATTTCGTATTTGATTTTTAGCTTTGCTACAACATTTTTTATTTTATTAATTTCCAGAATAATTGCCGGTCTTGGCGGAAGCAATATTTCTGCGGCCCAAGCTTACATTGCGGATGTTACAGAAGCAAAAGATCGTACAAAAGGAATGGGAATTATCGGAACAGCATTTGCGCTTGGTTTTGTATTCGGTCCAATGTTGGGAGGTTTTTTATCAGAATATGGTTATGAAGTAGTTGGATATGTTGCAGCGGGATTTTCATTTTTAGCATTCATATTTGCAGTGTTTTTTCTAAAGGAATCTTTAGTAAAAAGAAATTTAGTAGAAGAAAAAAGATCAAGATTATTTTCTTTAAATACATTTAGCGAATTATTTACAAAAAAAAGATTGGCATTTTTTGTAATAGTTTATTTTATAATTGTTTTTTCAATGGCAAATATTTACGGAACTTTTGCTCTTTTAGGTTTTAAAGTTTATGCATTAACCGATAAGCAAATTGGATTTCTTTATACAATAATGGGATTGTCAAGTGCATTAGTACAAAGTAGTATTTTAAGATTTCTTCTAAAATATTTTAATGATGAAAAACTACTTTTAATCAGTATGGTTTTTATGATTGTCGGAATTGGCGGATTGCCTTTTGCTTTTAATTTTATTGGTGTTGCAATAATTTCTGCAATTTCATCTATTGGAACCGGAAGTTTACAACCAATAATTTTGGGATTAATTTCTAAAGAAATAAATTCTGAAAATCAAGGGAAAATTTTAGGATTGAATCACTCGTTAGCTGCAATGGCGAGAGTATTGGGTCCAATTTGGGGTGGTTTTGCATATGAATATTTAGGTTATGAATTCCCATTTTTAACCGGAGCAGTTTTTACATTTATTACATTATTAATTTCAATTTATTTTTTAAAATCAAAAAAATATCAAGTTTATTCAAATGTTTAAAGTTGGAAAAATAGAAATAAAAAATCCTTTACTTCTCGCACCAATGGAAGATGTAACAAGCATTGCATTCAGAAAGTTATGCAAAGAAATGGGTGCTGATATTGTTTATACTGAATTTGTAAATTCCGATGGATTAATTAGAGACAATAAAAAAACACATGATAAATTAAAAATTACAAACGAAGAAAGACCGGTCGGAATTCAAATTTACGGTGGTGAAGTAAATGTAATGCGTGAAGCTGCAAAAATTGCTGAACAAGAAAATCCGGAAATAATTGATATTAATGCTGGATGCTGGGTTAAAAAAGTTGCAAATCGCGGAGCTGGTGCCGGTTTACTTAAAGATCCACCATATATGCAGAAAATGGCAAAAGAAATTGTGGATGCTGTTAAAATTCCGGTTACAGTCAAAACAAGGTTAGGCTGGGATGAAAATTCAATTGAGATACTTGATGTAGCAAAAAGACTTGAAGATGTTGGAGTTCAAGCCTTGACAATTCATTGCAGAACAAGAGTTCAAGGTCACGATGGCGAACCGGCTTGGCATTGGATTCCTAAAATAAAAGAAGTTGTAAAAATTCCAGTTGTTGTAAATGGCGGAATTATGTCGGCAGAAGATGCATTAAGAGTAAAAGAAATTACTAATGCTGATGGATTTATGATTGC
The nucleotide sequence above comes from Ignavibacteriota bacterium. Encoded proteins:
- a CDS encoding MFS transporter, which codes for MNKKTSLVIIFITVFIDLLGFGLLIPILPTFASKVLFISDFEIGILVAAFSLMQFIFNPIVGNYSDKIGRRPIILASLLVTAISYLIFSFATTFFILLISRIIAGLGGSNISAAQAYIADVTEAKDRTKGMGIIGTAFALGFVFGPMLGGFLSEYGYEVVGYVAAGFSFLAFIFAVFFLKESLVKRNLVEEKRSRLFSLNTFSELFTKKRLAFFVIVYFIIVFSMANIYGTFALLGFKVYALTDKQIGFLYTIMGLSSALVQSSILRFLLKYFNDEKLLLISMVFMIVGIGGLPFAFNFIGVAIISAISSIGTGSLQPIILGLISKEINSENQGKILGLNHSLAAMARVLGPIWGGFAYEYLGYEFPFLTGAVFTFITLLISIYFLKSKKYQVYSNV
- the dusB gene encoding tRNA dihydrouridine synthase DusB encodes the protein MFKVGKIEIKNPLLLAPMEDVTSIAFRKLCKEMGADIVYTEFVNSDGLIRDNKKTHDKLKITNEERPVGIQIYGGEVNVMREAAKIAEQENPEIIDINAGCWVKKVANRGAGAGLLKDPPYMQKMAKEIVDAVKIPVTVKTRLGWDENSIEILDVAKRLEDVGVQALTIHCRTRVQGHDGEPAWHWIPKIKEVVKIPVVVNGGIMSAEDALRVKEITNADGFMIARGAINHPWIFREIKEIFENGFVSKIVDVEERISTALRHLKYEITIREKAIIPFRKYYSGYLKGLYGASKIKQQIMQLEEYNSIEELLLNYKEHLFKHQELEEN